Genomic DNA from bacterium:
GGTCAAATCCCTCCAGGGCTGAAATTCCACAGGATAAAACCTCAAGACCAAAATTTAGGCTTGTAAGGTATTTCTCTGCCATTACGCTTCTGCAGGAATTGCCTGTGCAAACAAACAAAACCCTTTTTAATCTATTTTCATCATATCCTTGCATTTTTCAAACTTTTTAGGACCAATTCCCTTAACCTTCATTATATCTTCAATAGATGTAAAAGTCCCATTTTCTTTTCTGTATTTTATGATTTCTCTTCCTATGTTTTCTCCAATTCCAGGAAGGCATATAAGTTCATTAAGGTTTGCTCTGTTTATATTTATTTTGGATTTTGGATTTTGGATTTGTTTGGGATTTGGAATTTCGGATTTTAGGTTTGTTTGGGATTTCGGATTTCGAATTTCGGATTTAAAATTTGGGATTTGCCCCTTTACAACCTCTATCCTGGCAAATTGTCTTTCTTCCTTTATCCTTCTTAAAATGAGAATAGATGATGTCAGAATTGCTCCCAACAAAAGGATGCCAATAACCATTTGTTGTGGCCTTGATAAAATAAAATCCTTTAAATATTTTTGCTCCATAATGATTGAATATGGCATATAGCACAGGCAACACCATCTGCGGCATCGTCTGGTTTTATTATATAAGAAAGACCAAGGAGCCTCTTTATCATCTCCTGAACCTGCCCTTTTGTTGCCCTTCCAAAGCCTGTAATTGCCTGCTTTATCTGAAGGGGTGTGTAATCATAAATTGGAAGATTTGAATAGGAACAAGCAAGGATACATACCCCTTTTGCCTCACCAATATTCATTGCCGTTTTTGCATTCTTAAAAAAGAAAACATCCTCTATTCCACAGGAGGTAGGAGAAAATTCCTTGATTATTTCCAAAAGCCCCCTGTATAAAAAAAGA
This window encodes:
- the ruvC gene encoding crossover junction endodeoxyribonuclease RuvC — translated: MISLGIDPGIAQTGYGIVEENRGLRLIKAGIIKTDKKMPHSKRLLFLYRGLLEIIKEFSPTSCGIEDVFFFKNAKTAMNIGEAKGVCILACSYSNLPIYDYTPLQIKQAITGFGRATKGQVQEMIKRLLGLSYIIKPDDAADGVACAICHIQSLWSKNI
- a CDS encoding helix-hairpin-helix domain-containing protein codes for the protein MEQKYLKDFILSRPQQMVIGILLLGAILTSSILILRRIKEERQFARIEVVKGQIPNFKSEIRNPKSQTNLKSEIPNPKQIQNPKSKININRANLNELICLPGIGENIGREIIKYRKENGTFTSIEDIMKVKGIGPKKFEKCKDMMKID